The genome window tattttattcattttaagaCCTTGCACATTATAAAGAATCGATGATGCTATCCATGTTAACGtatgattatattaaaatcaattatgCACCATTTCGTTTTCTCAGCATCTCCGAGATACTCACTTTCAGAGTCTgtaattaatctttttatgcATCAATTGATCTACACTACAAAAAACTGACTATTTACGATGGAGAAGACACACTTAATTTACAACGGACTAGCAGAACCGTCATTTCATTTACTGCAAACATACAACAGATACTCGCCCCGCCGTATTATAAATAGCGTGTAATAAAATTCTGAcgctaacaaataaaataaaaataactttcTTTCGTGTGATAAAGATATCGTAAGTTATCAGTAGTAAGATAgctatttttgtaaatatcaaaaactaTCGTAAATTATCCATCACaagtttaaaattgatattgtcGTAAAATATTCATCACAAGTTTAAAAATGCAAAACTATCTactatccaaaaaaaaaatattaaatcactctagatatttttttgtcataacAAATGAGTCGTAAGATAGCTCTTTATATAAGTAGCTATCTAATGACGGCTATCTTACGGCAAAAAATATCTACgggatttaatttttattttcattttctggACAGTAGataattttgcatatttaaACTTGCAACggttaacttacgacggttcCAAGTATTTACATCAAATAGCTATCTTTACGATGAAAAAAATGTACAAgggatttaatttttattttcattagttTTGCATTTTAAACTTGCGATCGTTAACTTAGGAAGTTTGTAGGTATTTACATAAAGAGCAATCTTACGACGGCTATGTTGCGACATGGATATATCTAGGaggatttaatatttattttaattttaattttttggataaTAGATAGTATTGCATTTTTAAACTTGTGGCAGATAACTTACAACCAACAACGGTTCTAGATATTTACACAAATAGCTATTTTACAATGGATAACTTATGACAACTTTCATCGTGTGGGAGAAAGTTATTGCTATTTTATTTGTTAGCGCCAAACTTTTATTACGCACAACTTATAATATAAAGGGGCTGGAATTTGTCGTATGTTTGCGGTAAATGATACGACGGTTCTGCTCGTCCGTCGTAGGTTTTACGCGCTCCTTTTTCGTCGTAAATAGCCAGATTTGTTGTAGTGGTTAAATTAGTACAAATTAGTTTATATGAGGGTCTGAAGATGCATTTAGTACAGGAAATTTTATTGGAGTTCAATAAAAATGAAAGACTAATTATTTTTCAAGACTAAAAGTTTAGTTACACTAATGTGACGTTGATTTTAATTATAGGTAGCTAttgaatttagcaaaaaaaaaagaagtagaaCATATTAAGGGCAAAAACTCTATATAATTCTAGAGGAAGTTTTTTATTCTGTAAATGTTTTAAACCATCTGGCTcgtatttgtcaaaaaaataaactatCTGGCTCGTGAggttcatgagtattttgaaatatttttttattattatattaatatttagggTGCTCCAAAGCTTCTCAATTTCATCAAGAAACTGGTCACCATGTCACCATGTCACATAGTAAAAGCTTTTCAATAACCCTTCAATTTTAAATGAGAGGTcaccatgtatatatatatacatcaaatATATGAGAGGTTTTTAGGTTTTCAATTTTGATAGTCTTACAAAATAAACGTTGttctaataaatttaaaaaatataaaattttaaatgtttttgttaGTTTCCCAAATTCGTtaaaagttattaaataatatagtgacacataattaatatgaaaactaaaataatatgttaaatcagagCCAGCTATTAATGTGCAAGTGGAGTATGTGCATTTGCACATAGCCTCAAAGAGGGGCTATTAATACGTGTGTTTTGTTATGGGTCTCGCTAACGTTTTTAAGAAGAAGTTACAAATAtagatttgattgtaatactttttagttaaagaatttaaatattctatttgttaagcgatctgaaaacaaagcggttatatgtttagctcgtttttcattttttaatcaGGTTGTAATCGACAGTTCGAGGGTTTGTCTCGGCTGGATAGTTGAGGGTTTGTCTCGGCTGGatttcagttatttattaaattcttcgcttttcgtcaaaaaaaagtGGGCTCAAATTTGATAaacactatatatattaaatatagtatttaatttgattaaataaattgtttatttattaattatttatcttcaaatatttaatttttgtataaaatattatgtaaataactaataagaatttaatgttcataatcattaaatttaactatatatattaaataacgtaaacaattaatcacatatacaatataatattacttatttgtaaaaatagatTATTCAATATAACATTGttcttattaaatttatattaatataaataacattacttttatataatttattatttataatttataacaaaataaatttatatgaaaatataattttatatttttggggGGCTCAATTTTACTTTTAAACAGCCAATTCCACGATAAATAGCCAGCCCtatgttaaataataaatataaataaatagtagTATTGAGGGAAGATATCATTAttctttaaataaaagttaacTTAGTACTTTTagtaatatgataatatagttgCTCTGGGTCATTGGAGGCATCCATGTTAAACACCAGTGCTTGCTGCCCTTCCTTCTAGAGTTCTAGTGCTTGCTATAAATGTCTATAAATGTCAACAAGTTCATCCTAGCTATTAGTAGATACTTTTGCAAAAAAACTTTCTTCATTATGCAATTTGCAAAGAAAGTGTTTATATTGCCATCTTTAAAGAAAGTGTGCTCATTCTACACATGGCTAGCTAGCTATGTACGTTAACTCTACATCAAGAGTCGGTAAGATCCGGCAGAATAAGTGAACTAGAAtctttacattttaaaatataattttattattatattaataatttttatactaaaTAATTAGTTGTAtactccaaaaaatttatccaaacacataaaataaaaatttcttctGATTAAaagcaataagcacttttttcaagttaaaataataagcatttttttcaatttaaaaacaataaacatttttttaatttaaaattaataaaaaaaggtTTTAAGTCACAATCATACCATTTCTCAGATCACGTAAGAGTAATTAAATGCAATTATTTACTCTTTATTGATCAACCGCTTATAGCAAACCCTCTctctatatattttcataactgAATAgtcaatatataataataatattgtgtACTGGTGGTGTATTATTCCCTATACATGCATAATATCGATGAATGTTCATATTTTCATGTCATTTTGACATGTTAatattatatgtgaaaaaaatgAATGATTCTATACAGTAATagtataaaaaatatgtttttggAAATGTTTTTTCacgagtatatatatatatatatattttttagaaatctgagcaaaagaaaaagaaatatcagaggaacaaatttataaatttggaaCAGACataatagttgagatatatattatttttgtagaaaaataaTTCGAGTTATTTACTTAAGGTTCTGAAATCTAGAAAGCTCCACCTACACCACTTGGTATCCAAATTTTTGTTGGTAATTGTTCACACCAAAGTATGTCACCAACTAAATCGaaactatattataattttatctattttcacttatttttatttttttaaaaaactccCGAGCACAATTTTTAAGAGTAAAAGTTTTATAACTTTACGAACCATCAAGAACGTCAACAACAACATACAACTGTCCAAGCCGCGACTAAAAAATGTTTAGCAGTATTTTTTtgggaatttatcaaatatactactttttaggatcttatttgcaaaaataccatcttcctaaattaattgcatatttactaaactaagtttctaaattgcaaaaatactacccctccccctgcaactaaatgcaacctcatatgcaactgatgcctgatttcaagttccacttttcaaatgtcattttcgacctcatccttggaatccatatatatatatatatatatatatatatatatatatatattctgaaaaTCTAGTCACTAGGCGACCCGTTGAGACCCGCTGAGCttctgcaactgaatgcaaccacatGCAACTGCAACTCCTGATTTCAGGTtctagttttcaaatgtcattttcgacctcatccttggaatccatatatatggattccaaggatgaggtcgaaaatgacatttgaaaactggaacctgaaatcaggcatttagttgcattcagttgcatttggttgcattcagttgattatattttgatcTAGTGGCCCCgtcaggggcacccatacatcagttgtaatttacagtttccagttgcatttagttgcttatgagattgcatattcagttgaatattgcccctgcggggcctgcAACCCAAATCCACCACAATATCACCCCACCCTaaaaaaattcagttgcttatgaGGTTGcatcagttgattctattttgatataatggccccgccaggggcacccatacatcaattgtaacttacagttttcagttgcatatgagattgcattcgacgcaactgaatgcaacctcatatgcaactgaatgttTGATTTCAGGTTCCAGTTCTCAAATGTCATAGTTGCatgtggttgcattcagttgcagaaGGGAgatgtagtatttttgcaatttagaaacttagtgtagtaaaactgcaaatagctattcttgagaaaagtaaatttgcaaaaatttactttttcttatatatttatgaaaaaaacccTATTTTTTTACTTCATTAATTCTCGTAGCAAAAACCGAAATGAATGCATGCAAGAGATGAGGAACACAACCTGCATAAATTACTTTAATTCTTCAAGTTGCTATAAAATTCAAGATGATACTAACAAATTAAGTACACAACAATTTAAAcaatactaaaatatttagtCGACATGCTTAcaaagttaaataaaaaatataaattttgagttAAGATAAAACTGTTGATAACTAAACttgataaaactaaaaatatgctAAAATAAAGAGTAGAAGTGCCAGTAAATTGGTGTATATTACTTAGTTGCTTTGCTAATACGTTTTAACTGATGGACGAGGGATGTTACGATGCCAATActtgtatactccctccgtcccagccatttgCACAAATagcaaatggttgggacacggataccaagaaaaaatgtaaaaaatgagtaaagttaggtgaaaagtgagtatagtggtgagacccatttatatttaataatagattttagATAGTAGAGGAAAGTAgcgggtgtaatagtgtttatattattatagcaCGGAGATAgcggaagaaagtagttggggtaatattattttatataaaagtttactagttttggtatatatataattggtgGGACGTCTCAAGGAAACTATATACAaataaatgggacggagggagtatatagtaAACGATAACAGTAATACTCTATTTCGGTGAAACTAACCATCTCGCAACAATTATAACGATTTTTTTTGGACAAAAGTTAGTTCCAAAGTTTAGAAAATTGTTTAATCATAGAGTGTAGGGACATGTCTCAGGTGTTCATTCAGAGATAGTCACCCACCCTAACCAAGATGTTATAACTTGACGTGAAataaacatacatatatgtCAACAAGTTCCTGCTATAGTAAACACTATCTGTAGGAAATTTTTGTTCGTCTTGCCATCTTCAACGAAAGTGTCCTATTACACATGGCTATTTATGTCAATATTTCATAAACCGATCGAGTCATCCGGTAGAATAAGCCAACTAGAGAAAATCATTATCTTTACTATGATTAATGTTCACttatataaaattcaataataagtacatacaattatgaaaaatgctactccctccgtcccacccatttcttatcgaatgggttgggcacggaggttaagaaatatctataaagtaatggaaaataggaagaaaagtgggtaaagtggtgggacccattgatttttaatgtataaaaagaagatagtggaataaaagtagtgtgaaaaggaaagaaaagtggagaagtggtgggacccattgactatttttggtaagttttgaaatgtaaagaattgggtggtacacctcaaaaaggaaagtgtaaagaaatggatgggacggatggagtacCTATCTAAAAACTAATCCAAGTTTTTTTCTAGTCTTATGAATGGAGACCCCATCAATCTCCCAACCAGAATTTTTCACTTGTATGCCacattatttgataaaaaaatttgagataTGTAGTATTACTCTACAATTATTTCCTCTTCACAAGATCATTAATCAACCGCTCATACcaacatttatattaaatatcgtGACGTAACAGCATCTAGAAGGGGTTGGTCAAACTcgatttgtaaaataatattatataaaatttattgaaccGGTAGGATATTgaatattgattatattaattgactctattttaaaaataacatgttattaatattttaagttgttataaataCAGTATAGAAAATTTTTGTGGAATAAATGACATGAAATATTGTCTTtaaaaattttacaaatataaccAACACCATGAGCttgactatatatatttttatagagagagaaagaaatataatttctaattatataattttttaaaattttcttaattatataatgtacATGATTATTGGTCAAAATTTGGTTACTTGACTAAATTAGATATAAACAAGTTAGTCCCTCaatacatattaattaaaagttattactattatcatttgatgttattaataataataaaagttattaacaaaattaaatattgtaACCAAATGCAAATAATTACATAAGTTTATCATCTTAAAAAGATTTGGATCACTTTACCATATTTAGCACAGGGTTTGTAACATATCATGTCATTTTTACAAAAGTTCAGAGGGAGGCTAAAACTTCTTTAAATGTTAAACTTATCAAGTGCAGAAGTCCTTCTAGTAGATTGATAAGTTTGGAATAGGCCAGGATATAGTATTAATAAACACTATAAATATGTTAGTCCCATTACGTACTTTGTTCATCAGTTGGGTCCATCTTGCTATTTTCAGAGAAAGTGTTCTTAACAAGTACAAATGTCAACAAGTTCAAACCCTTAGTAAACACTATAAATAACAAGTTTGTAGGATATCAACAGTCCATCAGTCCATCTTGCTATCTTATTTATAGTAAGTTTCCTTAGATATGGCTATGTATGTTAACGCTGCAACTGGTCCTTGTCCAATGGTCGGTCGTAATTCAGCAGGTTTTCATCCAAGCATATGGGGAGACAAATTCCTCCCCTCCACTAACTCTGCTGTTCAGGTATATATGCTACAGATAAATTTCTATATGAACATGTATGTAAGTTATAAATGGATTAATATGTACCAAACTTGCTATATAACCAATTTCTGTAAATAGAAATCTGATGCTGACTGCAAAGAGGACGAAAAGCTCCAACTGCTAAAACAAGAAGTGAAGAAGATGCTGACCGTGGGAGACACGCCTCAACAAGAGTTGATATACTTAATTGATGACATTCAACGTCTGGGGTTGTCTTACCACTTTGAAACTGAGATTGAAACTTTATTACAGCACTTGATGGATAGCTTTCTTGAATATTATGGTACAAAGAATTGTGATAATTTACATGATGTTGCACTAAGTTTTCGCTTGCTTAGACAAGAAGGGCATAATGTTTCATCTGGTAGGTGAACAATTTCATCCagattcaaaattttaacaaaaaaaagggCATAAGTTCCACTTACATATATATCtgtgttattttttttgtatatatacgTAGATGTATTCTCCAAATTCCAGGACAGGGATGGGAAGTTCGAGGAGAAATTGGCTAAGGATGTGAGAGGAATGCTGAGTTTGTTTGAAGCAGCACAACTGAAAGTGCATGGAGAAAATATACTAGAAGATGCTGAGAAATTTACTACCTCTCAACTTGATACCTATCTCAATTCCAACGCAAATGTTCCACTAGCAGACCTTGTTCGTCGTGCACTCAAGTATCCCCTGCGTAAGAGTTTCAATagaatggtggcaagtcattaCATCCCAATCTACCACAAATTTGATTGGCATAAGCAAGTTCTCTTGGATATGGCAAAATGTGACTTTAACCTAGTGCAAAAGGTTCATCAAGAGGAGCTAGGTTATGTCACAAGGTAATTAATATCAACATATTAGATTTCATTTCTCTAGTCTTGGGtagaaaagatatatataattttattcactggagtgaataaataaatttcaggTGGTGGAAAGATCTTGATTTCACAACAAAGCTTCCTTTTGCAAGAGATAGAGTTGTGGAATGCTACTTTTGGATATGCGGGGTGTACTTTGAACCCCGATATGCTGCAGGCCGAAGATTTGCAACCAAAGTTATCTGTTTAACATCCATAATTGATGACATATATGATGTCTATGGAACCCCCGAAGAGCTTTTGCAGCTCTCTGATGCAATTGATAAGTAGGTGATCAGTTATTCAAGATAGAACTTTGTACTTTGACgtgtaaataaatcaaaattttgaagtaAAAACAAGTTTATTTTCTACAGATGGGATATCAGTATCTTAGATCAGCTACCAGAGTACATGCAACATGTTTATAAACCTTTATTGGATGTTTTTGCTGAAGGCGAAGAGGTGACGGCAAAGCAAGGACTACCAACATACCGCGTTGATTATGCTAAAAAAGCTGTAAGTGTTGTATGcataaaaatcatttatattcAATATTTAATGTGTTGATATTTTATTTGCAGTTTAAAAGGTTGGTAGGAGTATATCATCACGAAGCTAAATGGCTTCAGGCCCAATACATCCCAACGTTTGAGGAGTACATAAGTATTGCAAATACTTCTGCAGGAATCAAAATGCTAGCGGTCTCAAGCTTCGTGCTAATGGGTGACGTTGCCACTAGAGAAGCATTCGAGTGGCATTCTAAAGATCCCTTAATTCTTGTAGCTGGAGCGGGGATTGCTAGACTCATGAACGACATTGTAGGACATGAGGTACAATGCTAATACTTATTGTAGGAGTAGTTTTTGCTTGTTTGGTACTAATCATCCTCcattttattcatattatacAGATTGAAAGAAAGAGACCACATGTATCATCAGCTGTCGAGTGCTACATGAAAACACATGATGTTACAAAAGAAACTGCTTATGCTGAGATAAACAAGTCTATTTTAAATGCATGGAAAGATATGAATGAGGAATGCCTCCGTCCAGAAGCACCTCCAAAGGAGTTGCTTGAAAGAGTTTTCAATCTGACTCGTGTGTCGTTCTTTGTTTATGCTAACGGGCATGACGGATACACAGATTCCTCAACCCTCACCAAAGAAATGATAACCTCGATTCTCGTAGATCCGATTTCAGGGTAAAGCTTAATTCTGGAACTAATGAAGCTCATGCAGAGTTACCATGCATGCATGCAGTTTGCAGTTTTCttattatattatgttgtttTGAATAAACTCAGTCATGATGCAATGTGCATGTAGGCTGCCTTGTAGTGTCTGCTTTGCTTACTGGCAtagtggcaatatcagacacgacccgaaacccgacacgaacccgacccaacccaaaacccgatttactgagacagaaacccgaaagtgacccgaaaatcacccgacagacccgaaatggacccgaaatgacccgaaactagaatttcatttgtaataacttcaatttttggttatattcaattttaagtgattttaggttgacccgaaatcgacccgattgctgacacgaacacgacccgttacccgaaattgccacccaaGATCTTGAATAGAGCAAGGGTTAGTCTTGTCCTTGTCTCTAGTTGTTAGGATGGATGCATAGTGAAGACAATAAAAAGGACAGAGAGGTGTGTGGTCCTGTGTGTGTTGTGCAATAAAGTTTCTGCATTTCGTTGTTTCCAATATACATGCCCTATTTTTAATGCTTTATTATGCAATTCATATCTTAATCTTCAGGTACTTTCAATAATTAATAAGACCTAATAGAGGTAGAAAATGTCGCCTCTGTAATAAACATGTGGTATTGTGCTGTTTGTTCAAGATACAACACAAAATCATGGAATTCTAGGATTTTCAATATACATTGAAAAATCtatgtaaaatatcaaaattatggTTGTTAAAAACTAGTCAATAAACATTAGGGTTTATAAACAGCTTATTAAAAACTGCTAATGTTGGTTAAGTACAATTAAAGTTAAGAAAATATGTGAAATTAAAGTAAAAAACGAGAAAATTAGGATAGCAATGAGACCAGtatatatttaatgtataaagtaatCATAGTGATGAAAAATAGTGGCagttaatgattttttatattataaaattttattatatatatttgataaattttgaaatataattaaaaattgaattgacATTAAAAAAATCCAATAATCAATAAAGGGCACTTAGGAGGAACTCTAGCATTCTTCTAAACAATCTATTTTGGAATAATAATACTCTATTTTGGAGAAAGTAACTATTTAGCAACAATAAtgacaatttttttgaaaaaattagcttcaaaattttgaaaattgttttaTCATAAAGCATGTGTAGGGACATGTCTAATTAAGTTGTTCATCCAGATGGTCACCCACCATGGCCAAGATGTTATAACCTGGACGTGAAATAAACATATGTATCAAATATTCGagagatttttgaattttgaattttttgttaGTCTCACAAAATAAATGTTACTTTTTTATTCGCTGCAAAAAAGTTAACTAATTAGCCAAATCTACACCCATCAGCCACCAGCAACTTCGACGATTAATCTAATCGTCCCATGCCCAACTCTGCGTTTTTCCTTTGGCCCTTGAATCCACCTGTCTTTGATCTTTATCTCACAGCTGTAACACTACTGTCTATCTCCGACGAATTCCAACCTCCTCCGCAATTCCTTTGTCACCCaccaatatatacacacaaacacaaaaacaaaataaatataccaGCATGAATATCAAAGATTGCAAGAGAAAATGAGTTCATGTTTTCATTAAGAAATATGAGACCTTGGCAGCAGACACGCGGAAGTAAAGTCCAACCATCAATATGTAGTTTTTGAACTCCCGtcaacattttgtaaaatttggaaaactacAACCACCATTTTGTGATTTACTCTCTGCATTTATATAGTTACATAGAATTATGAATTCATGTGTGTAAATAAAGTTTGAACAATTGTGTTTATGTATATGgaatataaaagttaattttttttattttttttttagtatatAGTAAAACAAGAAGcttataaaaagaattagaaaGATGCGGAGGATGTTAAGTACTTACCTCTTATATTTGAcaaataaaaaagttatttttttaatgatagtCCAAGAGGTggatttatcctctgttgttcCCGGACACTGCGGTtcgaaaaaatattagaactgaTTTCAGATTCGACTCTAACTCATCTCCAGAAGTATTAGAACATATACTTATTTGAAAGACTTGAACACGCATAGAACCTCTGATGAATTCTCGACGAAAATTTGATTCTTCTGAATAGCCTTTTAGAGACTATAGAAAAATCAGATTTTCGTCGAGAATTCATTAAAAGTTTTATGCGTGTTCAAAGACACAAAActgttatttgaaaattatttcaagcAAATGCGCATTCCCCTCTTTTTTTGAGCCAAATAAAAAATacccactttttttttaatatccctGAACGGATGAAATCTTTTTTTAGAAATTGTATGGGTAAAGGATCAGGATTGAAAGATTATACAGGAGAACAAGAAGACAAAATAAACGAAAAAGCGGAAGCCTGGGATTTCATTCCATATCCACAAGCAAGAAgtagtttaattttaataattcaatcaattttcagaaaatatattttattaacgtCATTGATAATAGTCAAAAATAAGCTACGTAGTcagaaaaaagagaaaaaaaaaactcgcTGCTTCTCCTGTGCGGGCCAAAAACGGTAGAAGAaccccaaattattttaaggGTTTTTCAAATAATGCACAGGGCTGGAgtcttcaaataaaatattgctaattccaatttttttgtttcaaaaaccTTATCCGGGCTTTAGCCCACCTCAGTCCAGGACTCAGCTGCAAGTCTTGCCTCTGATTATGCGTACTGCATGTTGTCAACTTTGTTTTGTATTTACTTtgtcttttaaaataatttttttaataaaaatttaaacatcaatttttttttagaatttgtttttaaaaacaaaatattacggaactatattttataagaatctcAAAATacaaagtaacgtaaagaatctGATAGGACcaagagtatatatatacagCTACTATGTTTGGTTACAAGAAAAgcaaacttttataaaacacGAATGTCATTTAGCAGGTAGCATATATTCGTGTATACTGGTTGTTGATTTAGAGCAAGGATagtaatgtttttttaacaagattAACAATTTTATTAGCCAAATAGCTCATTGTTTCTAGTTTAgctcataaaattttaaatcatgcAATGTGATTATAATTTTCTCACAAGtatctttatattttatacttGAGTACgatcttattcttatttttatacttAGACCCTCATTCTTATCACAATTGTTCACCATGGAACTGAGTGGTTGAAGTCTGAATAGTTAAACTGTATCATAAGGTATCTTATTAAAAACTAGTTAATTATAAACTGCACTTAACAGTCCAACCCTAACATTTttctaattaaactaaatattttggAACAATGACACTTTATCTTGTAACTATCTGTTTTTGAACAATAATACtctattttgtaattaattagcAAAAACTATGATCAACTCTTTTGGACA of Daucus carota subsp. sativus chromosome 3, DH1 v3.0, whole genome shotgun sequence contains these proteins:
- the LOC108211322 gene encoding sesquiterpene synthase 2-like, which translates into the protein MAMYVNAATGPCPMVGRNSAGFHPSIWGDKFLPSTNSAVQKSDADCKEDEKLQLLKQEVKKMLTVGDTPQQELIYLIDDIQRLGLSYHFETEIETLLQHLMDSFLEYYGTKNCDNLHDVALSFRLLRQEGHNVSSDVFSKFQDRDGKFEEKLAKDVRGMLSLFEAAQLKVHGENILEDAEKFTTSQLDTYLNSNANVPLADLVRRALKYPLRKSFNRMVASHYIPIYHKFDWHKQVLLDMAKCDFNLVQKVHQEELGYVTRWWKDLDFTTKLPFARDRVVECYFWICGVYFEPRYAAGRRFATKVICLTSIIDDIYDVYGTPEELLQLSDAIDKWDISILDQLPEYMQHVYKPLLDVFAEGEEVTAKQGLPTYRVDYAKKAFKRLVGVYHHEAKWLQAQYIPTFEEYISIANTSAGIKMLAVSSFVLMGDVATREAFEWHSKDPLILVAGAGIARLMNDIVGHEIERKRPHVSSAVECYMKTHDVTKETAYAEINKSILNAWKDMNEECLRPEAPPKELLERVFNLTRVSFFVYANGHDGYTDSSTLTKEMITSILVDPISG